AAATGCAATGGGCAGACAGGTTGATGCTCGTCCACACTATCTTGTGGgtctgttttttctttttttgctacgATTAAGTGGAACATGCTTTGCTTTCTTCGTACACGACGGATGTATCATCCTTGGGCGCCCAACGATACGTAATCGAACGTCGGTACTGAAGGACTTTCGCCAGAACCGATGGCACAGATGACGCAACGGCCAACTAGCCCGACACACTAAACCTCTCGGGTGCAAGTGTAGCGTGACTGCATAATTTAACTGTACTCAAATATTTAAACCGTCCCGGGGTGCGAACCGGACATCGTTAGCGAAGGAAATCGCGCCTGCTACACCCGGGGGCACTGCGAGACACTTGAAGTGTGGTGTGTAGCGTGAGTATGTGGGAGCATCTATTTTTCAACGAATTGATAGTGATGACCGTGGCTAAACTTGTCGTTTAGCTTTTGGGCTACTTGGTACCGGTGCCCATTAGGGAAATTAGTTTCGTTCTTAGCGGAACGCCAAGGGAAGATTAAGCTCCGCTTTTGGGGGACATTTCGAACTGGTGGCgtacaaaaagaaacaccccATGCGTGATTGTCCGCCGTCATGAAGcacctttttttaattacatcgagacgaaaaataaaatgacagataaaaacaattttagtttttattattagtaAAATtatgattcctttttttcacctTTGATGTGTGTGAAAACTAAACAACTCACCCGCGTTTGCACTGCTGCAAGCTTGCTTCAATGTCGAGAGAATCGTTTATTATCATCCTTCCGAATGGGTTGACTTTCACCCGCAAGCAATAGATCGCTTTCTAAGGCACGTTCTCAGCCTCATATCTGAGCGCATGATTTGAAGGATGGCCATGAAGAGCCTCCGCCGGCAACATTACCCCCGGAACACGGTTATAAATAGGGCCCCTGATGAAGCAAAATGAACGCTTCAATAATGCAGGTGCTTACCTGATGTTTTATCTACTGTTTACCCATCTCGGTGCCGGAGTGGTGTTGCtatggtgatggtttttttttttgcataacgCAGGTGAAAGATAATGCGACACCAGAGAAGATCCTAAGCATCGTTCCTTTGTTTCCACAAGTAGCGGGCAAGTACTTAAAGACCGGTTGAAAGTGTATCGTGCTGCTAAGTTAAGTGTTAGGCATGTGGCCATGCTCTGCACATGATATGACGTCTGGACGTCATCAGCTTAATCCCGGCTGGAATTTGCCTTTGTGGCCGTTatctttttccaaaaataacgACCGTTATATCTCTCGTCTGGTGACCGGTTTACGACAGATATCGATAAGTGTTCGGTTGATTGATTAACGTTATGTTTAGAAACACGTGAATCATGCCTCTGTTTACGGTTGAGCTAACAGTTGGATTAGTTGCGATTAGATACAAATTAGGAACATGGTCGAACTAATGTTGTGAACTTTATCCCTTGTTCACAAAATCTCGAAAGACAAAGATAGTACGAGATTGGACGGGTCGTTTTCTATCTGAGGTTTGATTAGACGGCGGGTAAGGCGCATTCGGAAACATTTGGTGGGCGTTTTGTTCGATTGGAGGCGATTCTGACTTTAAACTTTGGAATGGAAGTGTGAAAGTTAAGTTTTTCagaggttttttgtttataaaaaaatatttgtttatagtTTTTATAATTAACAATCTAAATATTTTAGGACTAAATTTCCAATCCTTCCAACTTCTGTTCCATTGGTGCTTGTGTACTACATTCcattgttttttggttttaatcttaaaaattggaaaaatacatttctttGCCTTAAATCTTCAACATCAGCAACTccaacgcacaaaaaaaaaacccccatttTTTCAACCATCGAATGTGAATGTGATAATTGAAACCGTATGGGTGATGGGTGTTAATTTCTCACAATCCCCGTTTCTTCCTGCGAAGGGCAGCACACCGTATCCGGCGCACAAGCTCACCACTATCCGTTGCCATGCTTGTGTGGGAAATCACAAATCACATCCAGCTGTTGATATACGTTATTGCTAAATCGTTAGAAATGGGGGGCTCCTTGAAGGACGGCATCGATCGTTCCCATTGCCAGGTGTCCGTGGATGGCAGATGTGGGAAATGTCTGCCAATATCCATATGTGTAAtcgctctctatctctctctctctctcttcctgtGTGGCTGTGTATTGCAATGATTTGGTTGTTCCTGATCTTGTTACCGTTGCTCCTACTTGATTAGGCCTCATCCATCGGTACTACAATTGGCGCTGTCTAAGCTCGAGTCGTACGACCGCGTACGGTACGTTAAATTTTAAAGTGTTTCCTTTTAACCGTGTCACCTCACTCTCCACCGTGCGCGCTGCTGGCACGTGATAccaggtggaaaaaaaaatcaccttttGCACGCCTTAGCTTAGCTTGGCCTTACCCCGCTACCTTTCTCGCATTCACCCTTTCTCTCATCTGTCTTTAGAATGATTTCACTCGTAGGATCTGTTTGTGTATCACACCGTTCTGCAGTGCCTACACCTACGCTGTCTGTTATAAGTGACACCCGGCTGCACCTAGGGCGCGTAATTGTATgacgtcgatgatgatgatgatgatgacctTGCCAATGATGTGGGTGATGTGAAGGTCTCCCCCGATACGGGGTAGTGTGTCACCGGCAAGCGTTCCAgatatctctctctctctctgtgtgtccgtgtgtccTCTGCGCTGGTGTTAAGATAGGCTGTCATTTACTGATTGTGAGGTGTAAGATAATGCACTGTAATCACCATTGGATGGTACAGCACCTCCCCTTCACCTTTGCTATCTAGATAGGTGAGCGGGTTATGGGTGGCAAGTATTATTTTCTCCTGCTCTGTTCCATGCAGGTGATCACAGCGTTTAGAAACACGGGGACACGTGTGCACCGTGCACCAAAGCCATGTCTCGCATCCCCACCGTTGACGTGCCGCATGTAATGTAACACATCGTAGATAGTTATTTGTTAAAGCTAGTCGCAAAGCATGATGCGTAGTAGCAAAATTCCTTTAAAAATGGGTTAAAGTTGTTCAAAAGAAGGGCATATTCCTACTCGATGTGGCTTGAACCACCGTTTTTGAATTAACAGCTgttgacgaaaaaaaaaaaataggccGCATATTTAAACGTCGCTTATCTTgtcagttttattttcaatcagtTACTTCCTACACAAATACGTGTAACGTTAAAATTATTCACCTCGCTGGACCCCGTGTGTGATTTATACCCATCACATTATACCGCAAAACCCATCCACGGTACCGTTTCGAATGGTTTCACACGAGGTTTtcggggtttcttttttttttggttggtacGAAAAGTTGAATGCCGGCGCGAAAGTGTGTTTACATCGTTTAATAATATGTCTACGTGTGCGGTGCCAACTTCCGACACATATGCATTGACATGTGTTTGCCGTTCGTGAGCGTTGGCCATGGTttttttggaatttaatttaccacTGCCATTGCAAGTCAAATTTCTggccataaataaaataaatttagtcAGTTCTGTACCTTTTTTaagtttgttaaattaaatgttttataaaatatttgatatttagagatatttttttccttatgCGCTCGAAACGCTCGATAGCACAAACGATAAAGTTACCCGAGGGTCTACAGTCATTGAACATTGAGCAAGAACTGTCAAATCGGATGAGAAATATGTTCGATAAACAAACACTTGACATACAATTTGAGAGCTTTTGCTCAATGTTCAATGACTGTAGACCCCCGGGTTACAGTTTCAGATCAGCTTACTGATAGCTACAGTAATGGTCTGGCCAtagtttttgtatttaaaatctATTATTCAAACTTAGACACTTACTTAAAGTCCAAGGCGTAACGACGTTTTGTAAATTACCACCATTTTGGTTACGGTTTAATGTATATAAGAAATACGAAAAATGGTCAATGTTGTTAATTTTGATTATACATAAACATCTTTAAGATTGGAGTATAGACATCCAAAAGtatggaaatatttaaattaaaaataaaacacatacaacCCATCGTGATGCTAAGAATGATCGCGTGGTAAAACAATATCCGAGTTTGGGGTATCCTCTAGGGATTCGTCGAACATGATCGACATTCAATAACTTAAAAATGTTACGAAAGGAGATATTTTAATCTAATGATCAAGATATTAACCGATAGTCAATAAATTCTGAATACCgaattgcaaaatattttgaGGAAATCGTTGTTTGATCACTGAATCTTTGGGTCCCGTAGcttcctttttgtgttgtacACTGATTTCCCATTTTTATCAGATGTTCCTGAGATCTTAGATTTCAAAATTATGCTTCAAGAATTGgactatttgttttgtaatgccTGACTGCATATCATCAACTAAATTTATGCCCTCTGGAAGAATGTATCCTTGGACGTActaattgaaaacaatctATTTTGTATAAAGAATGAACAGTTATAGCGCTACTGCGTGCCGTTCTAACGCTGGAAGCGATCGAATATCGATTGATCTCAACGTGAtgaagcacaaacacacattttcacgTAACGTTTTTCCCATTGCACCGCACACAGGCACAAGTGCTCCGATCGCCAGAACCCGGAGTTCGGCAAAAAGCCTGCCATCGCACGGTGAACCTTTGGCAAACCCTGCCTCAACGGTTAATACACAATTTACTCCACTTTACCGTGCGCTGATAATGTGCGATGCAATATTCATgactattttatttcaccatcTTCAGGCGCCCTTAGCGAAAGGCGCAACGTGCGAAAGCGGGTGAATCGGGAAAGCGCCCAAGCGTGGTTTGAGGGTCATATGGTAATTAGTAGTCGATTAGTAGGCAAGTCAAGCGGCTCCCGGgcccgctctctctctctctctctctcgccgTACCGCATACCACCGGGCGGGTCCGCCGCCACCGGCGTGCAGTCGAAATCGTAGTTTCGAAACCAGGCGACAAAACAGTGCTTCCGTTGGGGTTTGGGTGTACTGCGCTCGGGTTGCGGTCAGGGTCGGGGCTGCGTGTTGTCATACGGCGCGTTGCagacacaccaacacaccccGTGTATCGGAGCGCATCGATATCGCGTTGCTACCGACCGAGGCACCCGCAGTCAGTGCAGTGGCGCGCGCTAGTGATGGTGAGTAGAGTGGCACGACAGTTGCCGTGTCCATCGCAGCCCGGAGAGCGCGCCGTTGGGACCGTCGCGTGGTCAGCGTCGTGTGTTGGCCCTTAGTCCGCTTGCAACCGCTTGACGGGCGGGCAGTGTTCCGACGCAGCGCAGTAGTGCGTGTTATTGTGCGCATCCGTCTGCCGTGATCTTCCGTAATCTGCGGGAGGATATTTTGCTAGTACACATGAGCCCGTTTCCTCAGTGCGCTTGATCGTGTGATCGTGTGATCGTGTTTCCGACCGTGCCAAGCGTCGTACTTACAAACGCAACGCCATTCACTCAGAACGCCATGTGTGCGGGTTTTGGGACAGGgtgtaaataaaaatcttGCGTCATTTCGCTGTTGCGCTCTGCGCTAACCGAACGAAATTTGAAACAGTGATCGTGAAGAATTTTTAACAACTCACTCCGCCCCAGTGAGTGCGAGCAGGCGATTTGAAGGTGCATATGACAAGCGACGGGAACGGATCATGTGCGATCGTATACGAAGTGAGGGGCTGTTCGTCCGTCCCGCTGGCAATCTGGTGCGggcgttgtttgtttatcagcTTTGGCTTATTCTGAGTGAAAGGGATTTCCTGCTTTGTTCGTGGATGCATCTTAGTGCGCCGTGATAGTTTTCCGTGCCGCAGAAAACTTAACGAAGAGAAAGGAATTGTTCTATCGGGTGCAAGTGTTGCTGTACGGCGGGAATAGTAGGAAAGCCCTGTTGTGCCATTCCGATTGCTCATCGCTGTAAATAATCAAACCAGTACGAAAACCCGGCCCCAGTTCCGTTCGTCAGCAGAGCACCCGGTGATAGTTTGCTTGTTCGTGCTGTTGCAAGACACGAACGTCAACAGTTAGTAACGATCATCGAACGAGTCTGCCCCCGGAATGAATGGTATAGTGTTGCGACGGAGACCTGATAAAGGCCCCCCTCCCGTGCGTTAGCTTCCGCCCACATATGAGCGTTTGACGGACACTTAAGCGTGATAAGTGCACAGTTTTAGATGTAGattcggtgtgtttttttttttgtttttctcgtaTGCTGTATGAACTGTGTTGCTATGTTTTGTATGCTGCCTGCTTGCGTGGGCttggtttgcgtgtgtgtgtagtgaTTAAACATTTTGTCATCGTACGGCGCATTTACCTCCGCTAAACGCCTACATCGTCTGCTCGCCAAACGCCGCACCGTGGTCGTTTAATTAGTAGTAGTGCGTAGAGATCAGCAGTACCGTCAAACAGTGTTGCTGCTTAGTCCATAGTTTGCAACGGGCGTAGCACGATTGCTTGCTAAAACCGGACCAGCTCACTGTCCGCGTTGTTACCACAGTGTCGTAGACAAACCGGACCGGAACAGAGCCAAGCGACGAGCATGTTGTGacggttttgtgttgttttttttttgtgcatttgtaGCATGAGGTTGAAGCAATCGTCCCGTATTCGTATGATTTTTAAGCGGCTGTTcttggttttgttgtgcgaTCGTGCCTTGCTAGTGGTAGATGGGTCGAAAAGtagaaccaaaaaaataacaccaagttaaagaaacaaaacaaacagatccGGGGAGCGCTAGTGTAGTCCGCCCTGCTATGGCGCAAAAACGGCTTCCTTTGAAGACACGCAGCAACGGCAAccagtaacaacaacagcacaccgGCGCTCTGTTCGCGTCATAACAACAACCACATCAACAAAACATccaccaacaaacacacatctaGAGGCAGACTGTATCAATTATGAAATTCTTTCTAGGAATCACGGGATGGAACGACAACAGCCCCAAGATCGAGTCAGGCTTCCCCGACAAGGTGAGTGTTTGCGCTTGTGAATGGGTATATAATCGTTACCATTGTTAAATGTTGGCGTTAAAGGAAgtggaacgttttttttttgattagtTTACCTAgttcgtttaaaaaaagaaaaggtttttCTTCCTATAAGCTCTAGGTCGATCGAAGACCAGTGACCAACGATCTGTGTAGCATTTAATAGCGCCATctgaaatcaatcaatatcTTTCCCCCGTTGTGGTCAATTGGGTAGAGCTTGCCGTTTAGATGAATCAATGAATGCCACATGCTGATGAAAATATGAACCATTTCCCAGCAGTATGTTCGATGGGATCTGTggcttttaattgaattttaaatcctGTTCTTGCTGCAACTCTGCGCAATTCGCTCCGGCTCTCTGAATGCGATTTTAATTGCGTTGGGATGGATAAATAATGAATGGATAGAGAATGATTTGCCGGTACACGTAATCGATTGATCCATCCTTCACAGTTGTACGATTTCGATCCTTTGAAATGCTACTGCTTGTGATATGTTGCGTGAATCTTTTGAGTAGATTCATTCATATGAGCATTCAATGAATAgcaaataattgcattttattttttttgcctttaaattgctctgaaaaaaataatttcctaAGCGAActgaaaagtttctttttagcaaatattttcatttaataatattttgaaatcacataaaaatataagaataaaattattattaattagttTATTTGAACCATGTTTCGACTATTTTAACTATGGTTGATCAGATTATTTGAACAATGTTTCTTACAAATGTGAGTGGATGGAACGacgtaataaaaatatatattaacaaccaaacaaacaaacgaaacaacacaaaaaacagcCACAAACTACCATTTCTAGTTCCGTTCAATTTGTTCCCCTATTTGTTTGAGATGATAGTGCAACGAAGCTACACAAAAGTGtgccacacaaaacaataatgttTCGGTTTATTTCCGGCAGCAAACTCAAGATGAGCTCTGCTGTTCTCTGAAGGATGaaggaattaaaaacaaaaaacagaaatctaaaacaaacagtgtcgcataatgaaaaacaaaaccggagcACAGTACACGATTTGCTAATGAAGCGGTAGCAATTAACATTTCCTTGCGGAGCTTGCAGCAGTTTGATTCGCGTGTGCTGATATGAAAAACTAACGAGCCACGGCTGGTGTCTTTGCGCTTTCGCTAAGATCCCCGCCGCCCCAAGTTGGGCGAGCGTTTTGCAAAAAACGGAACGGGCGCTAAAGTTAATCATGCCCGTGGTGTGCCGTTCGTCCTTCGCACGGACATCCGGGGGTTCCGTGTTTGGTCGCTTTTATTTCCTGCGGATGTGGGCCGTTTtcgtatattttgttttttcttcgtttgcatAGTCCTTTTCCGCGGGACCGGGAATGCCGGACCCCGGGTGAATCATCATCCGTCtgcattgtatttttttttgtttcgtgttccGGCACGCTCTTGGCTCGCTCGGTAAATGATATCATTTTTGCGCAAAAATGAAAGCTCCAATAAACGGAGCGAAACTCTTTGGTGTAATCGTTGTCGTTGCACGTAATTTATGTGGTATCGGCACGCACATCGGCCCTTACCGCCCGGGTACGGCACACGGTATGCCCGGGCGAAAGTTCACAGATTGCCGTCCGGTGGGTAAGCGACGGTTACCGGGTGTGGGTTTGCTAAAATGATTTGATTGCTGACTGCTTATAGCCGGCAGTGGCgttttctcctttttgctTGACTCACGAGCACTCGTCTCGGCAGGGTGGTTGATGGCGGTACGGttgaatgtttcttttattattgttttcaagCCAACAGAATGGCGTAGTTCTCTGGCAGCGTTTttacacccccccccccccaccccccctcgCCCCCCCTATGACTTAAAGTTATCAGAAATGCTCATCAAACATTGTGTCGGGTGTAGTATGCATGAAAAATGGCCTTTCCTCCGTACCCCGGTGCTTTAATGGGCGATCAGACGATGTCTACCGGCTGGTGCTGCGTTCCTTTGGCAGGCAGTGCAGTGGATTGAAATACACAAAGGAGTAATGAAATTAAAGTATAAACATCATTTACTGAGCGTTCCCCTGCTTCTTCTCGCAACCCACGGGCAATCGCTACTGACAGACACGCTGTGCTGATAAGCGTCTACACTGCGCCGTCTTATAAGGTGTATCAGAGCACCCGGCGAACCTTCCGCCGTTGTTGGGTTGGAAAATCGATACCTGTTTACACCGTTGTGCCCAGATACACCTTGCCGGTTGTCACCCGGGCAGGAAATCGGTGGCAGGTCGTGCCAACGCGGTACGGTGTAATTGGAAGTAATGGAGGTCCCGTTTCTGTTGTGTTACATCAGACCGGTACAGGGCCACCATTTAAACGGTGCGCAAGAGGAGCAGTGTGTGCACACCGAGACCTTCATTAGTCGCAGTGTGGGGTTGGCGCGTAAAGGAAGAAAGGGCGCACACTGTTTGAATACCCTTACGCCGGCAGGATGAACTCAACCGAGCTATTCTTGTGTGGTAGATCCACGCAACACCTTACATGCACACGGCGTAGCCTTGCGGAAGGTGTGAAATAGGTCCTTTGCGTTTTCTCGCCCGGTAAACGCAACTCTTTTTTAGCCTCGTAACGTAAGATGAAGCCCTGCTAAAGTCGCATCAATACGCCCACAAAACACATTCTGGCTGCGATCTGTCGGCACTGTTTGTTTACATGACCTTAATAAACGTTTGTAAATAAAGAATGGTCTGGTAGTGATTACCGTGGGAAGTAATAAAGCCATTCGGTCGCTAAAGTTAGTAGATGGGGCAGTGGTTTGATCAGGACATGCATAGGAATGTCTTTAGTgacacaataaaaataaagcaatgtAAACAAAGGAGATCAAGATTGTTCTTGAAGGATCAACAGCCGTATGAAGGTTTATTGCTTCGGTTTGTTGGAGAATTATACCAACATGCTGATTACGTTACTTAAGTACGCAGCAACAGTAGGAGTGGGAAGCAAACGGGACAATTAATCATAAAACATCGAGGTCCATTATGTGTTTCTTTGGTTTTCTAACATTCCAGAACGATTCTGCCAAACTCAATCGAAAGGAGTCGTACAAAGCACAACGAAAGAACTACAGAAGGGAGAAGAAGCGGGTGGCATCGGAGTTACTCAATTCTCTGCAAGACCCGGCCGTCATTGTACTGGCGGATTGGTTGAAGGTAAGAAGAACAGCATTAAATCTCTATTTCCACAAGGTTCCAACTCCTTCGAACTCTGGGGCGACCGGTTCAAGGACGTTCGATTGCGCCAGCTGGCGGgacatttgaatatttcactcACCTCTGCTCACCCGTTCTCCGTTGCAGATTCGGGGGACGCTGAAGTCATGGACAAAGCTGTGGTGTGTGCTTAAGCCAGGCCTCCTGTTCATCTACAAGAGCCCGAAAACGAAGAGCAGCCATTGGGTCGGTACGGTGCTGCTCACATCCTGCCAGGTGATCGAGAGACCGAGCAAAAAGGATGGATTCTGCTTTAAGCTGTTCCACCCGCTGGACCAGACAATCTGGGCACCGCGTGGTCCGGACAAGGAAACGATGGGTGCGGTGGTACAGCCGCTACCGACATCCTACCTAATCTTTCGCGCCCCCAGCCAGGCGGCGGGCAAATGCTGGATGGACGCACTGGAGCTATCGTTGCGCTGTTCGGCGCTGCTGGTCCGTTCCGTGCCGAACATTGACACGAATCTGAGCGAGGGGGCAACTAGCACCACGCACGAAACGCAGTGGTCCGAGGCGGATTATGAAAAACACTTCGATGAGCATGGTAAGGGTGGGGACAGGAACGTGAACAACGTGAAACAAGTCCTTCTTCTTAATATGTGTACCCTCAACTAATTGatggttcttttctttttgctgtatCCCTCTAAAATCATGCATTTATTTGTCCCCCTGTGCGttgtacatttgttttccttgtatTGGTTGCGCCTCACACGTGTATATTGATTCCCGCATATGGTGTGTTTACTGCTGCCGTTATGTCGCTCCAATATTGGTCTGCTCGCCTGTATCCCTCACGGAATTTAATATCCTTCCCGTCCTTCCAAACGTACCCCGTGGTTTGTTGAGACGTTCTCGAACCATTTCTCGTTCACTCGCCCAACTCTACCTGCCCCATGTGACTGTGTCCTTCAGCTCCACGTCTGAAAGAACATTTGAATTATCTGCTCAAGTACCTTCCACCATCCCCGCCGGAGAAGAACAACCTGCGTGTAGAACCGATAGAAAAATCCCTGCCCCGTAGCGCTTGCCCCTCGCCGACACCGATCTTTCAGCAGCTCTATCTGGCGGTAGCGCACTGGGAGCGGTATCTGCGAGATTCACCGGAATTTTTCCGCTGCCGGTCGGTTGACATCGGTGGGCCGCTGCGTCGGCGCATGCCATCATCGTCCGGTACGGTTTCACCGGCCGGTGCCGATGGAGACGAGGAAGAGGACGAGGAAGTGTTTAAGGCTAGCAGTCAGCAGGACGGTGCAATGCTGATGGCCGGTGGCAGGCGACGTAATTCGTATCAGGTCGGCAGCAACATTGTGCCGGCCGCGTCCGACGCGGGCAAACTAATGGCGGCTAATGGGTCGGAGAAGCTACGACGTCGCAGTTCGCCGGCCGATTTCTCCAAAGGTCACCATGGCATCACAATACGCATCTCTGACGATCAATGTGGGAATTTTGAAGTTTTAGCTATCACAAACCACGTTTCTATTACAACCGGAAGTCCCTTTCTTGGTCTGGTAATCTTAATGGAAtggttttgtcttgtttttcgATCTTCTTAGATTTGGACATTGACAGCCAGCTGGATCAAGGCACGATGGTATCCGCAGGCGAATCGGACTCTGAGTCAGACTTGGGCGAAGGCATGGATGTGGAAGAATTTCCGGAAACGCCTTATGTTCACTCGCCCGAGGAAGAGTTTGGTGCGGTAAGTTCGCAAACTTTCCCAGAGCATATCTTTTCGAATTGTTACTCATCGaattggttcgtttttttagGCTGGCGAACAAGTGGAAGAATTGCCGGAGGAGCATAAAAGTTTGATCTGGTTCCTGGTAAAACAGGTGCGCCCTGGAATGGATCTCAGCAAGGTGGTGTTACCGACGTTTATACTAGAACCTCGCTCGTTTTTGGATAAACTGGCCGACTCGTACTACCATGCCGACATTCTTTCGAAGGCAGTGCTGGAAGACGATCCATTCACTCGCATGAAAACTGTCGTCCAATGGTACTTGTCCGGGTTCTACAAGAAGCCGAAGGGACTGAAAAAGCCGTACAACCCCATTCTGGGCGAAACGTTCCGGTGTTACTGGCAGCACGATAACGGCAGCAGAACATTCTACATCGCCGAACAGGTGTCCCACCATCCGCCGGTATCCGTGTTTTACGTCACAAATCGCCAGGATGGATTCTGCATCAGCTGTAGCATACTGGCAAAGTCCAAATTCTATGGCAATAGCACATCGGCCATCCTGGAGGGTGTCGCCACGCTGACACTGTTACCTCGCGGGGAATGTTACACACTAACCGTACCGTACGCGCACTGTAAGGGAATCCTAATGGGGACGCTTTCGATGGAGTTAGGTGGCAAAGTTTCGATCGAGTGTGAAAACACGGGTTACAAAACAGAGCTGGAGTTTAAGCTGAAACCGTTCCTGGGTGGTAACGAGTACACGAATCTTGTGGTGGGCAAGCTAAAGCTCGGCAAGGAAACGATGGCTAGCATCAACGGGCACTGGGACAGCGAGATACGGATAAAAGACTCGCGCACTAACGAGGAAACGGTTTTGTTTAATCCTACGCCGGACATACGAGGTCACCGTCTGAAACGTTTTACCGTACCGATGGAATCGCAGGGTATGAACGAATCGGAACGGCTCTGGCAGCACGTTTCGGCTGCCATTCATCGGGACGATCAGGTAGGGGCAACGGAGGAAAAGACGGCCCTCGAAGAGGCGCAACGAATCTCGGCCAAAGAACGGAAAGCGACCTGCACCGAATGGGTGCCGCTACTGTTTCAGCAGGACTTTGTTACCGGCCAGTGGCACTATAAGTTTGCCGATCTGCGCCCTTGGGATCCACGGAACGATCTGCGACAGTATGAGAGTAACTATCGGATTCAAACGAAAACTCGACACCAGGCGCCGATGGTGCGTACGGCATCGGTCGTAAGCACCGATCCGCTGAACATACTGCAGGTGGATTCCCGTGGTTCATTGCGTAAAAACCGCTCCGGGCCAATAAAGTCAAGGAAAATCTCTTCCAACACATCGACACCGGATCTGAATGATCCGAACTCGGATTCTAGTCATTCAAACGACCATGACACGGTAC
This region of Anopheles marshallii chromosome 2, idAnoMarsDA_429_01, whole genome shotgun sequence genomic DNA includes:
- the LOC128710404 gene encoding oxysterol-binding protein-related protein 8, translated to MSASSSYGPSASVSAVSTPINAGNRPDSAPAFGSSHQASTPPNSGGKFLDVKTEEKKNRRTSLQMLLPKLPSNDSAGPSPGPSSPGITGWNDNSPKIESGFPDKNDSAKLNRKESYKAQRKNYRREKKRVASELLNSLQDPAVIVLADWLKIRGTLKSWTKLWCVLKPGLLFIYKSPKTKSSHWVGTVLLTSCQVIERPSKKDGFCFKLFHPLDQTIWAPRGPDKETMGAVVQPLPTSYLIFRAPSQAAGKCWMDALELSLRCSALLVRSVPNIDTNLSEGATSTTHETQWSEADYEKHFDEHAPRLKEHLNYLLKYLPPSPPEKNNLRVEPIEKSLPRSACPSPTPIFQQLYLAVAHWERYLRDSPEFFRCRSVDIGGPLRRRMPSSSGTVSPAGADGDEEEDEEVFKASSQQDGAMLMAGGRRRNSYQVGSNIVPAASDAGKLMAANGSEKLRRRSSPADFSKGHHGITIRISDDQYLDIDSQLDQGTMVSAGESDSESDLGEGMDVEEFPETPYVHSPEEEFGAAGEQVEELPEEHKSLIWFLVKQVRPGMDLSKVVLPTFILEPRSFLDKLADSYYHADILSKAVLEDDPFTRMKTVVQWYLSGFYKKPKGLKKPYNPILGETFRCYWQHDNGSRTFYIAEQVSHHPPVSVFYVTNRQDGFCISCSILAKSKFYGNSTSAILEGVATLTLLPRGECYTLTVPYAHCKGILMGTLSMELGGKVSIECENTGYKTELEFKLKPFLGGNEYTNLVVGKLKLGKETMASINGHWDSEIRIKDSRTNEETVLFNPTPDIRGHRLKRFTVPMESQGMNESERLWQHVSAAIHRDDQVGATEEKTALEEAQRISAKERKATCTEWVPLLFQQDFVTGQWHYKFADLRPWDPRNDLRQYESNYRIQTKTRHQAPMVRTASVVSTDPLNILQVDSRGSLRKNRSGPIKSRKISSNTSTPDLNDPNSDSSHSNDHDTVLSSTRIMQTLDDINKKLEEHSKKLVKLQLDMDKIHWAPPRRPQLNVDGPMAIFTSINVRTVVFVVIGLLIQLLISWFLIKRTLATVITPGSRGADGGGDGASPAINGN